The following DNA comes from Allobranchiibius huperziae.
GGGGTGGTGCGTGGAGTCGTGGTCCTCGGGCCGAAGCCGGCCCTGCCACAGGACGCCGGCGGACGGGATGCCCGCCGGCGCAGAGTCGATCAGGCCTCGGTGTCGATGCCCATCGAACGAGCGGTGCCGGCGATGATCTTCGACGCCTGCTCGATGTCGTGCGCGTTCAGGTCGCTCATCTTCTGCTCGGCGATCTCGCGCACCTGAGCCTTGGACAGCTTGGCGACCTTGGTCTTGTGCGGCTCACCGGAGCCCTTGGCGACGCCGGCGGCCTTCTTGATCAGCTCGGCGGCCGGCGGGGTCTTGGTGATGAAGGTGAAGGACCGGTCTTCGAAGACCGTGATCTCGACCGGGATCACATTGCCGCGCTGGGCTTCCGTCGCGGCGTTGTAGGCCTTGACGAACTCCATGATGTTGACGCCGTGCTGACCGAGCGCGGGACCCACCGGGGGTGCGGGGGTGGCGGCGCCGGCCTGGATCTGCAGCTTGATGAAGCCGGAGACCTTCTTGGACTTGGGGGGCATGCTGAACTTCCTTTTCCTGGTGATGGGCCCACGCCGTGGGCGATGACCCGGTTGCAAACCTCGCCGCAGCGGCGAGGGCGGTGCTGCCGATCAGATCTTGGCGACCTGCTCGAACGACAGCTCGACCGGTGTCTCCCGGCCGAAGATGGACACCAACACCTTGAGCTTCTGGGTGTCGGGGTTGATCTCGGAGATCGTCGCGGGAAGGGTCTCGAAGGGCCCTTCCATGACGGTGACGGACTCGCCGACGTTGAAGTCGACCTCGGGCGCCTCGGCGCCCTTGCCCTGCGCGCCCGAGCCGGACGTCGTACGACCGGTCTCCTTGCCCTCGGGCTCCTCGAAGACCGGGTTCAGCATCGTGACGACCTCGTCGATCGTCAGCGGGGACGGCTGGTGGGAGTTGCCGACGAAGCCGGTGACGCCGGGCGTGTGCCGCACCGAGCCCCAGCTCTCGTCGGTCAGATCCATGCGCACCAGCACGTACCCGGGCATCCGGACGCGGGTGCCGACCTTGCGCTGGGAGTTCTTGATCTCGGTGAACTCCTCCATCGGCACCTCGACCTGGAAGATGTAGTCCTCCATGTTGAGGTTGGAGATGCGGGTCTCCAGGTTGGCCTTGACCCGCTTCTCGTACCCGGCGTAGGAGTGCAGCACGTACCACTCGCCGAACTGCGAGCGCAGTTCCGCCATGTAGGTCTCGCGAGGGTCCTCGTCGGCGGTCAGCCCGTCCTCCTCCGCCTCCTCCTCAGCGGCGACGTCGGCCTCATCGGCCTCGGCGTCGACCTCGGCCTGGGTGCCCTCTTCGACCTCGGGGGCGTCCGGGATGCCGGACAGGTCGACGTCCTCGGTGCTGGTCTCGTCGAGATCGGTGACGTCGACGTCGTCGGCGGCCACGTCACCCGGGTCGGGGGTCGCGCGCTGCTCGGAGTCGATGTCGCCGTCGGCGCTCTCCGCGTCCAGCTCGGCCGCAAGGGTGTCGTCCGCGGACGCCGTCTCACCGGCTCCGGAATCGACCCTCGCTGCGTCCGCCTCGTCGGCTTCGGCGCTCTCGGGCGTCCATTGATCCGTCATTGACCTGCTTCCTTCATTGCGTCGTGCGTGTGTCGTGCGGGGCGCGCCCAGGCGATCTGCCGGTGCCGGCTGTTCCTGCGCGTACGTCGGTTCGGCGACGTAGTCACTCTCCGAGTACGAAGCTGACCAGACGCTCGAAGACCTGGTCCAGGCCGACGACGAAGCCCATCACCAGGCAGATGAAGACCACCACCACCGCGGTGTAGTTGAGCAGCTCCTGCCGGGTGGGGCGCACCACCTTGCGCAGCTCGTCGATGACCTGACGAATGAACAGGACGAGCCGGGCGACCAGGCCCCTGCGGGCAGGCGTGCCCGCGCTCGCACCGCGCTGTGCAGCGGTCGTGCTGGCATCCGTCACCGGCGGCGCTCCTTCTTCTCGTCTGCTTCTTCTCGTCTGAGGTACGTCTGCATCGGCTTGTCCTCATCGGTCGACGCCGGACGTGGATGTCCTGCTCCGGCCGACGTTGTCGACGCAGGGCACGAGGGACTTGAACCCCCAACCCCCGGTTTTGGAGACCGGTGCTCTACCAGTTGAGCTAGTGCCCTTCACGGGTCACCAGAATGCAACCCCGGGTGGCACGACCGCCCTTCGCCGCTTGCCGCCGCACCCACCGGGTCCGGACAGCAGCCAGCGTGGTTGCGGTCAACCACCCAGCGATCGAGTGTACGCGACCGCCGCGACGTGGCGCGAACCCGCGCTGGGCGCCGGCTCCCAGCGGACACTCCATCCCCGGGCGGGCGCTGCTCACAGCCGGTCGAAGATCGCGGCCGTGGCGTCGAGCGTCGGCTCCTCGAACACGAGGAAGGTGCGGGTGTTGACCACTCCGGGCATCTCCTGGATCACTCCCAGCACGAGCCGGCCCAGGTGGGCGTTGTCGATGGCCCGCACCAGCAGGATCACGTCGAACTCACCGCCGACCAGCCCGATGTGCACGACACCGGGCAACTCTCGGAGCCGCTCGCGGACCACCCGCCAGTCCGCCTGACGCAGGTTCAGGGTCACGTACGCCGTCGTGCCGAGGCCGGTGGCGACCGGGTCGAGATCGGCGCGGAAGCCACGGATCACGCCAGACTGCTGGAGTCGGTCCACGCGCGCGTACGCGTTGGCGCGGGAGATGTGCAGCAGTTGCGCCAGTGCACGGACCGACATACGCCCGTCCTTGGACAACTCGACCAGGATCCTGGTGTCGATGACGTCCAGCGGTGTCATCTGTCTCACTCTTCCGGGCCGGCAGCGCGCTCTTCTGGACGAATGGTCACCAGGCGAGTCTTGATCGAGCACTCTATCTCCGTTTCGACCCGGGTGTTGCGTACGACTGGCGCTCCGCGCAGCATCTCCCCATGACATCTGAGGACGTGCTGGGTCTCCTGCCGGCGGACGATCCGGTCCGGCTCATCGATGCCGATGGCACGAAGGTGCAGGGATCGGGCAGCGAGCGCTACGAACTGCCGTCGGACGCAGACCTGCTCCGCGCGTACGAGCGCCTCGTCGTGGCACGCAGGCTGAACGACCAGGCGAACGCCCTGGTGCGCCAGGGCCGCCTCGCGGTCTACCCCTCCTCGCATGGGCAGGAGGCGTGCCAGGTGGGGGCGGCGCACGTGCTGAAGCAGGGCGACTGGCTCTTCCCCACCTACCGCGACACGGTCGCGGCGGTCGAGCGCGGGGTCGACCCGGTCGACGTGCTGACGCTGCTGAAGGGCGACTGGCACAGCGGCTACGACCCGTACGAGACGCAGGTCGCGCCGGCCACCACCCCGTTGGCCACCCAGTTGCCGCACGCGGTGGGCGTGGCCCACGCCGCGCGCCTGCGCGGGGAGTCCACGGTGGTGATGGCACTGACCGGCGACGGCGGCACCAGTGAGGGCGACTTCCACGAGGCCCTGAACTTCGCGGCCGTCTTCAAGGCGCCCGTCGTCTTCTTCATCCAGAACAACGAGTACGCCATCTCCGTGCCGCTGGCACGTCAGTCCGCTGCGGCTTCGCTGGCGCACAAGGGCATCGGCTACGGCGTGCCCGGGCAGCGCGTCGACGGCAACGACATCGCCGCGGTGCTCGCGGTGCTCGGCGACGCCGTCGAGCGGGCGCGCCGCGGCGAGGGCCCCCAGCTCATCGAGGCGCACACCTACCGCATGCAGGCCCACACGAACGCCGACGACGCCACGCGCTACCGGCTCGACTCCGAGGTGGCGTCGTGGGTCGACCGGGACCCGCTGACACGGCTGGAGAAGCACCTGCGCAGCCGTGGCCTGATGACCGACGAGACGCATGAGCAGGCCAGGGCGGCGGCGGACGCGGTGGCGGAGCACGTGCGCGAGGGACTCAACCGGGACATCGAGCCGGACGCACGCGAGTTGTTCGCCTACGTGTACGCCGAACAGACCCCCCAGTTACGTGAGCAGGCCGCGCAGGTGGCCGAGGAGTCGAGCCGAGAGGTGGCCGGGCGATGAGCACGATCGAACACGAGAAGCTCACCATGGCGCAGGCGCTCAACCGGGCGTTGCGGGACGCGATGCTCGCCGACGACTCCGTGCTGATGTTCGGCGAGGACGTCGGCGCCCTGGGCGGCGTCTTCCGGGTGACCGACGGACTCAACGAGCGGTTCGGCGACACCCGGTGCTTCGACACCCCACTGGCGGAGTCCGGCATCGTCGGGATGGCCGTCGGGATGGCGATGAACGGGATGCGCCCCGTCGTGGAGATGCAGTTCGACGCGTTCGGCTACCCGGCGTTCGAGCAGATCGTCAGCCACGTGGCCAAGATGAGGAACCGCACGCGCGGGCGGGTGCACCTGCCGATGGTGATCCGGGTGCCGTTCGGCGGCGGCATCGGCGGCGTGGAGCACCACTGCGACTCCTCGGAGGCCTACTACGCCCACACGCCCGGGCTGCACGTCGTGACACCGGCCACTCCGAGCGACGCCTACACGCTGCTGCGCGCCGCGATCGCCTCCGACGACCCGGTGGTCTTCATGGAGCCCAAGAAGCTCTACTGGAGCAAGGAGGAGGTCGCGCTGGGAACGGACGGACCCGGCATCGGCACCGCTGTCGTACGCCGCGAGGGGACCGACGCGACCCTCATCGCGTACGGCCCGTCGGTGCCGGTCGCCCTCGAGGCCGCCGAGGTCGCCGCCCAGGAGGGTCGCAGCCTGCAGGTGGTCGACCTGCGCTCGATCGTGCCGTTCGACGACGAGACGGTCGCCGCCGCGGTCCGCAGCACCGGTCGCGCCGTCGTGGTCGCCGAGTCCGCCGGCTTCGCGAGCGTGTCCTCGGAGATCGTCGCCCGGGTGACGCAGCGCTGCTTCCATTCGCTGGCCGCGCCGATCGGCCGGGTGACCGGTTTCGACATCCCCTACCCCCCGCCGAAGCTGGAGCACTTCCAGCTGCCGAGCGTCGACCGGGTGCTCGACGCCGTCGACGATCTGCAGTGGGAGGACCAGTGAGCGACCAGACCTTCCTGCTCCCCGATCTGGGCGAGGGGCTGACGGAGGCCGACATCGTGCGGTGGCTGGTCAGCGAGGGTGACACCGTCGTCGTGGACCAGAGCATCGTGGAGGTGGAGACGGCCAAATCGGTCGTCGAGGTGCCGTCGCCGTTCGCCGGCGTCGTGGCCACGCTGCACGCCGCCGAGGGCAGCACCCTGGACGTCGGCCGGCCGCTGATCACGGTGGCGAGTGCGATCTCGACGCCCTCCCCCGACGCCACCCCGGCGCAAGAGTCCGCTGCGAGCTACCGCGAGGAGGAACGCGCCGGGTCCGGCAACGTCCTCATCGGCTACGGCACCTCCAGCGACGCCCCCACCGGTCGGCGGCGTCGACCGCGCGCAGCCCACGCCGCTGCCGCATCTTCTGTGTCTGCCCCGCCTGCTGCGTCCAGCAGGGACACGATGCTGCCCGCGGCCTCGGCGCCGAACGGCCACCGCGCCGAACCTGCCGCCCCCGCCGCCGCGAAGCGGGTGCCGCTCGTGATCTCTCCCCTCGTCCGCAGCCTGGCCCGCGAGCGCGGTCTGCGCCTGGACGCCATCGAGGCCACCGGGGCCGGCGGAGTGATCACCCGCGCCGACGTCGAGCGCTCCTCGGCCGCGCGATCCACGGCGGCCCCCGTCCCCGCGGTCGGGCCGGTCACCGGCGAGGTGCGCATCCCGCTCAACGGCTTCCGCAAGGCCGCTGCGGCGGCGCTGAGCCGCAGCAGGTCGGAGATCCCCGAGGCGACGGTGTGGGTCGATGTGGACGCCACCGCACTGTGGGAGCTTCGCGAGCGCACCCGTGCCGCCGGCTCATCCGGACCTGGCCTGCTCGCGTACCTGTCGCGCTTCACGGTCGCCGCGCTCAAGCAGTACCCCGTGCTGAACGCGCGACTGGACACCGAGCGACAGGAGATCGTGCAGTTGCCGCATGTGAACCTGGGGATCGCGGTGCAGGGCGACCGGGGCCTGGTGGTGCCCGCAGTGATCGGCGCGGACGCGATGACGACCTCGCAGCTCGACACGGCCATCCGGCGGGTGACGGCGACCGCGCGCGAGGGCCGCAACACCACCGAGGAACTGAGCGCGGGGACGTTCACGCTCAACAACTACGGCAGTTTCCGCGTCGACGGCAGCGCCGCGATCATCAATCACCCTCAGGTCGCGATCCTCGGTTTCGGCCGCATCCTGGATCGGCCCTGGGTCGTGGACGGACAGATCTGCGCACGCAGGATCACCCAGATGAGCTTCGTCTTCGACCACCGCGTCTGCGACGGCGGGACTGCCGCGGGTTTCATGCGATGCGTGGCCGATGCGATCGAGGACCCCGCAGCGGCGATCGCCGGACTCTGAGGCACGCCCCCGGCAACGCGCCGGGGGCGTCCGCCCGCCGTACGAGCTCCCCTCTCCCGTAGCGTCGGCTCATCATGCGATCGATCGCGCGGCTGCCCAAGGCGCACCTGCACCTGCACTTCACCGGCTCCCTGCGGGTGCAGACCCTGCACCAGCTGGCCGCCGAGCACGAGCTGCGGCTGCCGGAGTCGTTCCGCGGCGAATGGCCGCCGACCCTCAGCGCGGCCGACGAACGCGGCTGGTTCCGGTTCCAGCGGTTGTACGACGCCGCGCGGGCGTGCGTGCAGGAGGAGGCCGACCTGCGCCGACTGGTGCGGGAGGCCGTGCAGGACGACGCGGCCGAGGGCTCGCGCTGGCTGGAGATCCAGGTCGACCCGACGTCGTACGCCGGGCGGCTGGGCGGCATCTCGCCAACCCTGGAGATCGTCCTGGACGAGGCGGCCACGGCCGGTGCGCAGTTCGGCGTCGGCGTCGGCGTCATCGTGGCGGCCTCCCGGATGCGGCACCCGTTCGAGGCGCGGACCCTGGCGCGGCTGGCGGCCAAGTACGCCGGCACCGCCAGCGGCACGGTGATCGGCTTCGGCCTGAGCAACGACGAACGCCGCGGCGACACCAGCGAGTTCGCGCCCGCGTTCCACATCGCCCGGTCCGCCGGTCTGGCGTCGGTGCCCCATGCCGGTGAGCTGCTCGGGCCCCAGGCGGTGAGCGAGACGCTGGACAGCCTGCTGCCGGACCGGCTGGGGCACGGGGTCCGGGCGGTGGAGTCCACCGCCGTCCTCGACCGGGCACTGGATGCCGGAGTTGCCTTCGAGGTGTGCCCCGGATCCAACGTCGCGCTCGGCGTCTACCCCGACCCCGCGGACGTCCCGCTGCGGCGGCTCTTCGACGCGGGCGCGCAGATCGCCCTGGGGGCGGACGACCCGCTGCTGTTCGGAAACCGTCTGGTCGCGCAGTACGCCTCCGCGCGCGAGGACCACGGATTCACCGACGCGGAACTGGCCGAGCTGGCCCGCCGTTCGCTGCATGCCTCGCGGGCGCCGACGGAGCTCAAGCGCGCGGCGCTGCTCGACATCGACGCCTGGCTGGCCGAGCCGGCGTAATCGCCCATCGACGGCGAACGGCCGCGCGCACCCATGAGGTGCCCGCGGCCGTCCGCTGTCGCGCTGCGTCAGCGACGCGAGGTCGGGCTGGTCGCGCCCCAGATGTAGGTCGCCTCCTTGTAGACCACGCGGTAGTCACGCGCGGCGCTGGAGGTGTAGCTCCAGGAGTAGTTGCCGCTCTTGTCGGCCACCACGTCCTTCAGGCCGGTCCAGGTCGACCCGCCGACCGTCTTGTACTGGATGACGCCGGTCTCCCCCGCCCACGGGATGTTGACCTCGTTGGCGGTGGAGTAGCGCACCACGTGAGTGCTCAGGGTGACCCTGCTGCCGGAGCGCGAGGTGTTCAACCCCGCCCAGGACCCGACCTTGGTGGTCGTCTGAGGGCTGTTCTGGCTGTAGGCGTTGTCGAAGTTCTCGTCGTAGGCCCCGTCGCCGGCCCAGGTGTGGGTGCCGAGCGGGGTGTCGTCGTACATGTCCCACGTGGTGCTCTTCTGATCGTCGAAGAGGATGAAGTCGGACGGGTTCTCCTCGCTCCCGATGATCCAGGCGGCGTTGGGTCCGGGGTGCAGGGCGCACCCGCCGGTCACCCGCACGGGCACCTGGTACTCGGGCTGCACGACACGGGCCGTGGCCGGGACGATGAGGGAACAGCTGCCGATGACCGGAGCGTCGCCGTCGGCGTGGGTGCGGACCTTCGCGCTGAAAGCCTTCAGCGCGCCCTGGTGGTGACCGACGACCGCGGCATCTGCGTGGCCTGCGGTCGCGGCGCCCAGCGCCAGAGTGAGTGGGATCGCGGCGAGCGCGACGGAACGACGGGACATGGAGGTCTGCTTTCCTGGGACGGCACGGCCCCCTGGCCGTGCACCGCCCGGAGCGTACGTTGAGCGGCACGGCCGCCGGTGGTTCCCCGCCTCCACGAGACCGAACCGTGATGATCGGCCGCAGACGACTCCGGGTCAGTGAGCGCGCTCTCGCAGCCCCAGGTAGTCGCTCATGGCGCGCATCTCGAACTCGAACAGCGCGCCCGGGTCCTCGATGCCGCCCTCGAAGCGACCGAACAGTTCGAAGCTCAGGGCCCCGAAGAGCTGTGTCCAGGCGAGCAAGCCCCGGGCCACGAGCGCGCCCGGGAGTTCCAGCACGTCGAGGAAGGCGGCAGCGGTGACCATGTCCGCCCGCAGTCCTCGACCCAGCCGGTCCCCCTGTGCTGCCGTCGACGACCTCCCGGCCGCCGCGTCACGCAGGATCTGCGCGAGCAGCAGTTGTGGGCGGCTCGCCGGCCCGACGGTGTCCTCCGGAGCCTGGTAACCGGGCACGGGACTGCCGTAGAGCAGCGCGTACTCGTGCGGGTGAGCGAGCGACCAGGCTCGGATCCCGCGGGTCAGAGCCATCCATCGTGCGTGCGGATCACGGCGGGGCGCCGTGCGTTCCGCCTCGTCGGCGGCGTCGGCCAGTTCGTCGTACGCGTCGACCACGAGCGCGGTGAGCAGGTCGTCCCGACTCGGGAAGTAGCGGTAGACGGCCGAGGAGACCATGCCCACGTCTCGGGCGACCGCGCGCAACGACAGGTCGGCGCCGTCGGTGGCCAGGTGCTCTCGCGCGACCCGCTTGATGTCCTCGGTCGTCTCGGCGCGGACCCGCTCACGCGCCCCGGTGCGGCGTTCTGTCATGGGCCGATCATGACACATTCGAGAGCAGTGCCAACAAAAAAGAGCAGTGCTCTTGACATGGACCCAGTACCGGAGCGATGCTCGTAACCGAGAGCACCGCTCTCGTATTGCTATCGACAGAGGAGATCATCATGGACAAGCACGTCGTCGTCGGAGCCGGTCCGGTCGGCTCGGCAGTGGCCCAGCAGCTGGTGGAGCGCGGCGCGGAGGTCGTCGTCGTCACTCGCAGCGGCACCGCGGTGCCCGGCACTACGGCCGTCGCCGCCGATGCGTCGAACGCCGCTCGCCTCAGCGAGATCTGCGCAGGCGCCCGCGCGATCTACAACTGCATCAACCCGCCGTACGACCAGTGGCAGGAGACCTGGCCGCCGATGGCCCAGGCACTGCTCGCCGCGGCCGAGAGCTCCGGTGCGGTGCTCGTCACCACCGCCAGCCTCTACCCGTACGGTCCGGTCGACGGCCCGATGACCCAGGGCATGCCGGACAGCGCCACCGGCCACAAGGCCAAGGTGCGCGCCCGGATGACCGCCGACGCCATGGAGGCCCACCGCGCCGGACGGCTGCACGCGGTGGAGGTCCGCGGCAGTGACTACCTCGGCGGCAACTCCTACATGGAGGCCACCATCACGCCTGCCTTCCGCAAGGGACGCACGGCGTACGTGCCGGCCGACCTGGACGCGCCGCACACCTTCACGAACGTGCAGGACATGGCGCGCACCCTCATCGCGGCGGCCTACGACCCGAGCAGCTGGGGCAAGGTCTGGCACGCTCCGAGCGTCGCACCGTCGACGATGCGCGAGCTGGCGACGATCGCCGCGGCTCAGCTCGGCGCGAAGCCCAAGGTCCGGTCGATGCCCTACGCCGCCGTGTGGATCGGTGGGGTGTTCAACCCGTTCATCAAGGAGATGCGCGAGACGCAGTACCAGTTCCGCGGGCCGTACGTGATGGATTCGAGCGCGGCGCAGGAGCACTTCGGGATCACGCCGACCCCCCTGGAGGACTCGGTGCGCCTCGACCTGGCGCACACCGCTCAGAGGGCGTGACCGACCATGACCGGCTCGGCGACCAGCTGCACGCCGAACGCGTCGTGTACCCCGTCGCGCACCTCACGCGCGAGGGCCGCGACGTCGGCGGCGGTGGCGCCGCCGCGGTTGGTGAGCGCCAGCGTGTGCTTGGTCGACAGGGCCGCCGGACCGGGCATCGCGTATCCCTTGCCGAAGCCCGCCTTGTCGATCAGCCAGGCGGCCGCCGTCTTGATGCCCTCGTCGGACGGGAACCTCGGCGGCCGTGGGGCGTCCGGGCCCAACCGGGCCGCAGCGCGCTGCTCGAAGAGGTCGAACTGGGCGGAGCTCAGGATCGGGTTGGTGAAGAACGAACCGCAGGACCAGGTGTCGTGGTCGGACTCCTGCAGCACCATCCCGCGCCGGCCCCGCTGCTCCAGGACCGCTGCCCGTGCGTCGGCCAGGGGCACCCGGTCACCCACCTCGACACCGAGCCCGGCGGCCAGGTCGGCGTACGCGATCGGCTGGGACAGGTCGGCGGGGCGCAGCTGGAAGAGCACGTCCAGCACGACGTACCGCTCGCGGCCCTTGAAGAGCGAGTGCCGGTAGGTGAAGTGGCAGTCAGCGTTGGCGAAGGTGCGCACCGCCTCCTCGCGGCGGTCCCAGACCCGCACCTGCGCGATGGTCTGGGAGACGTCCTGGCCGTACGCGCCGACGTTCTGCACCGGCGTCGCGCCGGTCAACCCCGGGATGCCCGACAGTGCCTCGATGCCGGACCAGTCGCTGGCGCAGGCCTGCTCCACGAGGTCGTCCCAGGGCTCTCCGGCGGCGACCCGGACGAAGACTCCCCCGCACGCGTCGGCGGAGTCCACCTCGACACCGCGGGTCGCGATCCGCACCACGGTGCCGTCGAAGCCCTCGTCGGCGATGACGACGTTCGAACCTCCGGAGAGCACCAGGAGCGGCTCCTCGGCGTCGTCACACTCGCGGACGGCGTCGACCAGCTCGTCGGTGCTCGTCACCGTCACCAGCCGGCGCGCGGGACCGCCCACCCGCATGGTCGTGAGGCCGGCGAGAGGGACGTCGAGCTCCTCCTTCACGCCAGGGTCACGGTCGCGAGCGCCCGCGACAGCACCGCCGTGCCGTCGACCGTCGCCGTCAACGCGATCGTCGCCGTGCCCGCCTGCTCGTCGACGGACTTCACGCTCGCCTCGACCCGCACGTCGGCGCCGCCGTCGTGCGGCACCGGCACCGGCGCGCTGAAGCGCACGGAGTAGTCCGACACCCGGCCGGCGTCGCCGAGCCAGTCGACGACCACCTGCACGGCGGCGCCCATGGTCCACATGCCGTGCGCGATGACGTTCGGCAGGCCCACGGCGGTGGCGGTCGCCTCGTCCCAGTGGATCTGGTTGAAGTCGCCACTGGCCCCTGCGTAGCGCACCAGGGTGGCCCGATCGACATGGATGGTGCGGCCGGGCAGTTGCTCGCCGACCTGGGGAACCGGGCTCATGCGTCGCCTCCGCCGCGGATCACCAGCAGAGATGTGGCGGTGGTGGTCAGGTCGCCACCGGTGGTCTTGATCTGCGTCTCCAGGGTCACCATCGAGTGGCCGCCGGCGGCCCGGACCCGGGCGATCGTGGTCTGCGCGACGACCTCGTCACCGGCGACGAGCGGCCGGTGGTGGGTGAACTTCTGCTCGCCGTGCACCACCCGCGAGTAGTCGATGTCGGCCTCGGGGTCCAGGATCGCGGCAGCTTCCGCACTCTGGGAGATGCCGATCGCGTACGTCGGGGGCGCGACCACGTCGGCGTATCCCCGGCGTCCGGCCTCGGCGACGTCGGTGTGGGCGGCATCGCGCGCACCCACCGCGGCGGCGAACTCGGCGATCTTCGCCCGGGAGACGACGTACGGATCGGTCGGCGGATAGGTGCGACCTTCCACCTGTGGATTCACGGCCATGGCACGCGAGCCTAACCGGCACCCGGCGGGGGCAGAGGCAGGGCGGCCGGGATCCATCCTCGGCGCCACGTCCGTCAGGGACGGAACGGACGAACCGGCCGCGCCGGGAGCGGTGGACGCTCCCGGCACGGCCGGTTCGGTGGTCGTACGGGCTGACCGAACGGGTCAGCGGGTCTCGCGGTGTGCGGTGTGCTTGCTGCAGCGCGGGCAGAACTTCGCGATCTCCAACCGGTCAGGGTCGTTGCGCTTGTT
Coding sequences within:
- the rplK gene encoding 50S ribosomal protein L11, which encodes MPPKSKKVSGFIKLQIQAGAATPAPPVGPALGQHGVNIMEFVKAYNAATEAQRGNVIPVEITVFEDRSFTFITKTPPAAELIKKAAGVAKGSGEPHKTKVAKLSKAQVREIAEQKMSDLNAHDIEQASKIIAGTARSMGIDTEA
- the nusG gene encoding transcription termination/antitermination protein NusG, giving the protein MTDQWTPESAEADEADAARVDSGAGETASADDTLAAELDAESADGDIDSEQRATPDPGDVAADDVDVTDLDETSTEDVDLSGIPDAPEVEEGTQAEVDAEADEADVAAEEEAEEDGLTADEDPRETYMAELRSQFGEWYVLHSYAGYEKRVKANLETRISNLNMEDYIFQVEVPMEEFTEIKNSQRKVGTRVRMPGYVLVRMDLTDESWGSVRHTPGVTGFVGNSHQPSPLTIDEVVTMLNPVFEEPEGKETGRTTSGSGAQGKGAEAPEVDFNVGESVTVMEGPFETLPATISEINPDTQKLKVLVSIFGRETPVELSFEQVAKI
- the pdhA gene encoding pyruvate dehydrogenase (acetyl-transferring) E1 component subunit alpha yields the protein MTSEDVLGLLPADDPVRLIDADGTKVQGSGSERYELPSDADLLRAYERLVVARRLNDQANALVRQGRLAVYPSSHGQEACQVGAAHVLKQGDWLFPTYRDTVAAVERGVDPVDVLTLLKGDWHSGYDPYETQVAPATTPLATQLPHAVGVAHAARLRGESTVVMALTGDGGTSEGDFHEALNFAAVFKAPVVFFIQNNEYAISVPLARQSAAASLAHKGIGYGVPGQRVDGNDIAAVLAVLGDAVERARRGEGPQLIEAHTYRMQAHTNADDATRYRLDSEVASWVDRDPLTRLEKHLRSRGLMTDETHEQARAAADAVAEHVREGLNRDIEPDARELFAYVYAEQTPQLREQAAQVAEESSREVAGR
- a CDS encoding TetR/AcrR family transcriptional regulator, producing the protein MTERRTGARERVRAETTEDIKRVAREHLATDGADLSLRAVARDVGMVSSAVYRYFPSRDDLLTALVVDAYDELADAADEAERTAPRRDPHARWMALTRGIRAWSLAHPHEYALLYGSPVPGYQAPEDTVGPASRPQLLLAQILRDAAAGRSSTAAQGDRLGRGLRADMVTAAAFLDVLELPGALVARGLLAWTQLFGALSFELFGRFEGGIEDPGALFEFEMRAMSDYLGLRERAH
- a CDS encoding 2-oxo acid dehydrogenase subunit E2 is translated as MSDQTFLLPDLGEGLTEADIVRWLVSEGDTVVVDQSIVEVETAKSVVEVPSPFAGVVATLHAAEGSTLDVGRPLITVASAISTPSPDATPAQESAASYREEERAGSGNVLIGYGTSSDAPTGRRRRPRAAHAAAASSVSAPPAASSRDTMLPAASAPNGHRAEPAAPAAAKRVPLVISPLVRSLARERGLRLDAIEATGAGGVITRADVERSSAARSTAAPVPAVGPVTGEVRIPLNGFRKAAAAALSRSRSEIPEATVWVDVDATALWELRERTRAAGSSGPGLLAYLSRFTVAALKQYPVLNARLDTERQEIVQLPHVNLGIAVQGDRGLVVPAVIGADAMTTSQLDTAIRRVTATAREGRNTTEELSAGTFTLNNYGSFRVDGSAAIINHPQVAILGFGRILDRPWVVDGQICARRITQMSFVFDHRVCDGGTAAGFMRCVADAIEDPAAAIAGL
- a CDS encoding NAD-dependent epimerase/dehydratase family protein, which produces MDKHVVVGAGPVGSAVAQQLVERGAEVVVVTRSGTAVPGTTAVAADASNAARLSEICAGARAIYNCINPPYDQWQETWPPMAQALLAAAESSGAVLVTTASLYPYGPVDGPMTQGMPDSATGHKAKVRARMTADAMEAHRAGRLHAVEVRGSDYLGGNSYMEATITPAFRKGRTAYVPADLDAPHTFTNVQDMARTLIAAAYDPSSWGKVWHAPSVAPSTMRELATIAAAQLGAKPKVRSMPYAAVWIGGVFNPFIKEMRETQYQFRGPYVMDSSAAQEHFGITPTPLEDSVRLDLAHTAQRA
- the secE gene encoding preprotein translocase subunit SecE encodes the protein MTDASTTAAQRGASAGTPARRGLVARLVLFIRQVIDELRKVVRPTRQELLNYTAVVVVFICLVMGFVVGLDQVFERLVSFVLGE
- a CDS encoding adenosine deaminase, which translates into the protein MRSIARLPKAHLHLHFTGSLRVQTLHQLAAEHELRLPESFRGEWPPTLSAADERGWFRFQRLYDAARACVQEEADLRRLVREAVQDDAAEGSRWLEIQVDPTSYAGRLGGISPTLEIVLDEAATAGAQFGVGVGVIVAASRMRHPFEARTLARLAAKYAGTASGTVIGFGLSNDERRGDTSEFAPAFHIARSAGLASVPHAGELLGPQAVSETLDSLLPDRLGHGVRAVESTAVLDRALDAGVAFEVCPGSNVALGVYPDPADVPLRRLFDAGAQIALGADDPLLFGNRLVAQYASAREDHGFTDAELAELARRSLHASRAPTELKRAALLDIDAWLAEPA
- a CDS encoding alpha-ketoacid dehydrogenase subunit beta; its protein translation is MSTIEHEKLTMAQALNRALRDAMLADDSVLMFGEDVGALGGVFRVTDGLNERFGDTRCFDTPLAESGIVGMAVGMAMNGMRPVVEMQFDAFGYPAFEQIVSHVAKMRNRTRGRVHLPMVIRVPFGGGIGGVEHHCDSSEAYYAHTPGLHVVTPATPSDAYTLLRAAIASDDPVVFMEPKKLYWSKEEVALGTDGPGIGTAVVRREGTDATLIAYGPSVPVALEAAEVAAQEGRSLQVVDLRSIVPFDDETVAAAVRSTGRAVVVAESAGFASVSSEIVARVTQRCFHSLAAPIGRVTGFDIPYPPPKLEHFQLPSVDRVLDAVDDLQWEDQ
- a CDS encoding Lrp/AsnC family transcriptional regulator; the protein is MTPLDVIDTRILVELSKDGRMSVRALAQLLHISRANAYARVDRLQQSGVIRGFRADLDPVATGLGTTAYVTLNLRQADWRVVRERLRELPGVVHIGLVGGEFDVILLVRAIDNAHLGRLVLGVIQEMPGVVNTRTFLVFEEPTLDATAAIFDRL